From the Harpia harpyja isolate bHarHar1 chromosome 16, bHarHar1 primary haplotype, whole genome shotgun sequence genome, one window contains:
- the YRDC gene encoding threonylcarbamoyl-AMP synthase has translation MCKPRAWLVTEVVFSIDIRSIVKPGGLGKPPFLLQQEATGLYAGRGGEIQTKPVLLYFKVQIQSDEASVQREKVKSEAATEATGYVHGLIGLRFSLSLTGTTEPVTERKPSVPAGAAGSDRGPRGDELLQPFPGRPAAVPRRGSSGLRGPPAARHGAPRGQARRRASRRAGRDGRARGRARLPSPGRGRAGAGARAGAHAGRAAVSAQGGLEGGHLRRQLLAGGDAGPQVPLPGLQQAPQPPQVLLHLRGKQRSRGAAAPRAGPPPAPPAPTAGRPWGSPAASIPGRRRYGPRRRGNGAGRHAPGCASPRRPRRAGSGSWMLRARRAALAGLARAGEGAPGPAPAPAPALGLGIARSARLLLPPGGAAQPDPQGWREAVAAAVGALQAGGLVAVPTDTVYGVACLAQDSGAVRSIYSLKGRNGRKPLAICLGDVDRLYRYCQVNVPDELLRDLLPGPVTLVLKRSEELNKDLNPFTSLVGVRIPNHPFIRELARACCGPLALTSANISCQASTLTVSEFQDLWPQLSLIIDGGPIGDVQSPECRLGSTVVDLSVSGRFTIIRPGCALTPTVEILRQKYGLIPESS, from the exons ATGTGCAAACCTCGAGCCTGGTTAGTTACCGAGGTCGTCTTCAGCATCGACATCCGCAGCATTGTCAAACCAGGAGGTCTAGGAAAACC GCCGTTCCTCCTTCAGCAAGAAGCCACTGGTCTCTACGCAGGCAGAGGGGGTGAGATACAGACTAAGCCtgtcttgctttattttaaagtgcAAATTCAGTCAGATGAGGCATCAGTGCAACGAGAGAAAGTGAAGTCCGAGGCCGCAACTGAGGCAACTGGCTACGTTCACGGGCTTATCGGTCTTCGGTTTTCCCTGTCGCTAACCGGTACAACGGAGCCCGTAACCGAGCGAAAACCTTCGGTCCCTGCTGGCGCTGCCGGCTCGGACCGCGGCCCCCGCGGAGACGAACTCCTCCAGCCGTTCCCGGGCAGACCCGCCGCGGTCCCTCGCCGAGGCTCCTCAGGGCTTcgcggcccccccgccgccaggCACGGGGCTCCCCGCGGCCAGGCCCGGCGCCGGGCGAGTcggagagcagggagggacgggcgggcgcggggccgagCTCGCCTCCCctcgccgggccggggccgggccggggccggggcccgggccggcGCTCACGCAGGGCGGGCGGCCGTCAGCGCCCAGGGCGGCCTGGAGGGCGGCCATCTCCGCCGTCAGCTGCTCGCAGGCGGCGATGCGGGCCCGCAGGTGCCGCTGCCGGGCCTCCAGCAGGCTCCGCAGCCTCCGCAGGTCCTCCTCCACCTGCGGGGGAAACAGCGGTcacggggggcggcggcgccgcgggccgggccgccccctgccccgccggcacccACCGCCGGCCGCCCGTGGggctcccccgccgcctccaTCCCGGGCCGGCGCAGGTACGGCCCGCGTCGCCGTGGGAACGGCGCCGGCCGCCACGCCCCCGGATGTGCGTCACCGCgccggccgcggcgggccggAAGCGGCTCTTGGATGCTgagggcgcggcgggcggcgctggCGGGGCTGGCTCGGGCTGGGGAGGGAGCGCCgggcccggcaccggcaccggcaccggccctGGGCCTGGGCATCGCCCGCAGCGCCCgcctgctgctgccgcccggcGGCGCCGCCCAGCCCGACCCGCAAG GCTGGAGGGAGGCGGTGGCGGCCGCCGTCGGTGCCTTGCAGGCGGGCGGGCTGGTGGCGGTGCCGACGGACACGGTGTACGGCGTGGCGTGCCTGGCCCAGGACTCCGGCGCCGTGCGGAGCATCTACAGCCTGAAGGGGCGGAACGGGAGGAAGCCGCTGGCCATCTGCCTCGGGGACGTGGACCGCCTCTACAG GTACTGCCAGGTGAACGTGCCGGACGAGCTGTTGCGGGACCTGCTtccaggacctgtgaccctggtCTTAAAACGTTCAGAAGAACTAAACAAAGACTTGAATCCTTTCACGTCG CTGGTTGGTGTTCGTATTCCAAACCACCCTTTTATTAGGGAGTTGGCACGAGCTTGCTGTGGACCACTGGCTTTAACAAGTGCTAACATCAGCTGTCAGGCGAGCACGCTGACGGTTTCG gaattccAAGACCTGTGGCCTCAGTTGTCCTTAATCATCGATGGAGGCCCAATAGGGGATGTCCAGAGCCCAGAGTGTCGTTTGGGGTCAACTGTGGTTGACTTATCTGTGTCGGGGAGGTTCACCATCATTCGTCCTGGCTG TGCACTGACACCTACAGTTGAAATCCTGAGGCAGAAGTATGGCTTGATACCAGAATCATCTTGA
- the MANEAL gene encoding LOW QUALITY PROTEIN: glycoprotein endo-alpha-1,2-mannosidase-like protein (The sequence of the model RefSeq protein was modified relative to this genomic sequence to represent the inferred CDS: substituted 2 bases at 2 genomic stop codons), with translation MVSGISLQSGGPAASLGRHSCVCVLTKQIQKVERPRLCMGGCCEEMLPEGSSAVGQHELQPSRIMEAPKLLERLGSLFLICRQFVPSTARIVTLQCLLERVFLSSSGPESPRSPTLAGADRARHGHTAAPHHCPAAVTGATSGCSRSPPPCRNAPAPGTRACCPPPPVLLAPTGPDGYPGAPTDDNGEPSDSLVLSVLDAACRYAIKVAFHIQPYKGHDDHTMHENIRYIMDKYRSHAAFYKSKTGTGNSLPLFYIYDSYLTSAESXANVTPSGSHFLCNTSYNAVFVALLVEEGHKHEILSAGYDGMYTYFVSNGFSFGSSHQNWNAIKTFCDSNKLMFIPSVGPGYIDSSIRPWNNHNTQNRVNGKYYETALRAALMVRLEIVSITSFNTWYEGTQIKKVVPKKTLTRLYLDYLPHQPSTYLELTRRXAEHCSKEKTSR, from the exons ATGGTTTCTGGTATCTCCCTGCAATCGGGAGGTCCAGCAGCTTCCTTAGGAAGGCATAGCTGTGTTTGTGTTCTGACCAAACAGATCCAAAAAGTCGAGAG ACCACGACTCTGCATGGGTGGCTGTTGTGAGGAAATGCTGCCAGAAGGCTCCAGCGCTGTGGGGCAGCACGAGCTTCAGCCAAGCAGAATAATGGAAGCCCCAAAGCTGCTGGAGCGCCTCGGAAGCTTGTTTCTGATTTGCAGGCAATTTGTTCCCTCGACAG CTCGGATAGTCACACTTCAGTGTTTGCTGGAGCGTGTTTTCCTTTCCTCGA GTGGCCCCGAGTCCCCGCGGTCACCGACCCTGGCAGGAGCCGACCGTGCCAGGCACGGGCACACGGCAGCCCCCCACCACTGCCCTGCAGCCGTCACCGGGGCCACCAGCGGCTGCAGTCGCTCCCCTCCGCCGTGCCGCAACGCCCCAGCACCGGGCACCCgtgcctgctgcccccccccgccggtgctGCTGGCACCCACGGGCCCTGACGGGTACCCAGGAGCGCCGA CAGACGACAACGGTGAGCCGTCGGACAGCCTCGTGCTATCCGTACTGGATGCTGCGTGCAGGTACGCCATAAAG GTTGCCTTTCATATCCAGCCATACAAAGGGCACGATGATCACACCATGCATGAGAATATCAGATACATCATGGACAA ATACAGATCACACGCAGCTTTTTATAAGTCCAAGACCGGCACTGGCAATAGTCTCCCACTGTTTTATATCTATGATTCCTACTTGACATCGGCTGAATCCTGAGCCAACGTCACACCATCAGGCTCCCATTTTCTCTGCAACACCTCTTACAACGCTGTGTTCGTAGCGCTGCTGGTGGAGGAGGGACACAAGCATGAAATCCTCTCCGCAGGGTATGATGGCATGTACACATACTTTGTGTCCAACGGTTTCTCTTTTGGCTCATCCCACCAGAACTGGAACGCAATCAAAACTTTCTGCGACTCCAACAAGCTGATGTTCATCCCCAGCGTTGGCCCAGGCTACATCGACAGCAGCATTCGCCCCTGGAACAACCACAACACTCAGAACAGAGTCAATGGGAAGTACTATGAAACAGCTCTGCGGGCTGCTCTCATGGTCAGGCTAGAGATCGTCTCCATCACATCCTTCAACACATGGTACGAAGGCACCCAGATCAAGAAAGTGGTACCCAAGAAGACGCTGACACGCCTTTATCTGGACTACCTTCCTCATCAGCCAAGCACATACTTGGAGCTGACTCGCAGGTGAGCAGAACATTGCAGCAAAGAGAAGACGTCCCGCTGA
- the LOC128152504 gene encoding translation initiation factor IF-2-like: MEAAGEPHGRPAVEEDLRRLRSLLEARQRHLRARIAACEQLTAEMAALQAALGADGRPPCVSAGPGPGPGPAPARRGEASSAPRPPVPPCSPTRPAPGLAAGSPVPGGGGAAKP, translated from the exons AtggaggcggcgggggagccCCACGGGCGGCCGGCG GTGGAGGAGGACCTGCGGAGGCTGCGGAGCCTGCTGGAGGCCCGGCAGCGGCACCTGCGGGCCCGCATCGCCGCCTGCGAGCAGCTGACGGCGGAGATGGCCGCCCTCCAGGCCGCCCTGGGCGCTGACGGCCGCCCGCCCTGCGTGAGCgccggcccgggccccggccccggcccggccccggcccggcgagGGGAGGCGAGctcggccccgcgcccgcccgtccctccctgctctccgACTCGCCCGGCGCCGGGCCTGGCCGCGGGGAGCCCCGTGcctggcggcgggggggccgcgAAGCCCTGA